A single window of Stigmatopora nigra isolate UIUO_SnigA chromosome 20, RoL_Snig_1.1, whole genome shotgun sequence DNA harbors:
- the LOC144213824 gene encoding claudin-15-like, with product MDPIVEVVALFLAFLGWVLVGVALPNRYWKTSTVDGNVITTSTIYENLWMSCATDSTGVHNCREFPSLLALNGYVQASRALMIASVVMGAFGLVAALVGVRCSKAAGDNYALKGRIAGGAGVLFILQGVCTMVAVSWYAFNITQDFFDPFYPGTRYEIGEGLYMGWCSAVLAIAGGACLACACKTGSREKYPFPQQSRTTAHSGAARSRSVGASTHGRNAYV from the exons ATGGATCCCATCGTGGAAGTGGTGGCTTTGTTTCTGGCCTTCCTGGGCTGGGTGTTGGTGGGGGTGGCGCTGCCCAACCGCTACTGGAAGACGTCCACGGTGGACGGCAACGTCATCACCACGTCCACCATCTACGAGAACCTGTGGATGTCCTGCGCCACCGACTCCACCGGCGTGCACAACTGCCGCGAGTTTCCGTCCCTGCTGGCTTTGAACG GTTACGTCCAAGCGTCCCGCGCCCTCATGATCGCGTCGGTGGTGATGGGCGCCTTCGGCCTGGTGGCGGCGCTGGTGGGCGTGCGCTGCTCCAAGGCGGCGGGCGACAACTACGCCTTGAAGGGGCGGATCGCCGGCGGCGCCGGGGTGCTTTTCATCCTCCAAG GTGTGTGCACCATGGTGGCCGTGTCCTGGTACGCTTTCAACATCACCCAGGACTTCTTTGACCCCTTCTATCCGGGCACCAG GTACGAGATCGGCGAGGGGCTGTACATGGGCTGGTGCTCGGCCGTGCTGGCCATCGCCGGGGGCGCCTGCCTGGCCTGCGCCTGCAAGACGGGCTCCCGGGAGAAGTA CCCCTTCCCCCAGCAGAGCAGGACCACTGCGCATTCGGGAGCGGCCCGCAGCCGAAGCGTGGGCGCCAGCACCCACGGCCGAAACGCCTACGTGTGA
- the LOC144213825 gene encoding mitochondrial fission 1 protein-like, whose amino-acid sequence MDVVKPPTSVNMEAVLSDVVEPEFLLKFENKYNDELAKGAVSKETKFLYAWCLIRSKFTDEIRKGIALLEELVQKASKDDMRDYFFYLAVANYRLKEYQEALKYIRLLLRNEPGNKQALELQALIDKALKKDGLVGMAIVGGIGLGVAGLAGLIGLAVAKRGPKF is encoded by the exons ATGGACGTGGTAAAGCCACCCACTTCCGTAAACATGGAGGCCGTACTGAGCGACGTGGTGGAGCCGGAGTTTCTGCTG AAATTTGAGAACAAGTACAATGACGAGCTGGCCAAGGGAGCCGTTTCCAAGGAGACCAAGTTCTTATACGCCTGGTGTCTGATTAGGAGCAAATTCACGGATGAAATCAGGAAAGGAATCGCCTTGTTGGAGG AACTGGTCCAGAAAGCCTCTAAGGATGATATGCGGGACTACTTCTTCTACCTGGCCGTGGCCAACTACAGACTCAAG GAATACCAAGAAGCCCTCAAGTACATCCGTCTCCTGCTGCGGAACGAACCCGGCAACAAGCAGGCCTTGGAGTTGCAGGCGCTCATCGACAAGGCCTTGAAAAAAG ATGGCTTGGTGGGCATGGCCATCGTGGGGGGGATCGGCCTGGGCGTGGCCGGCCTGGCCGGGCTTATCGGGCTGGCCGTGGCCAAGCGAGGGCCCAAATTCTAA